The following proteins come from a genomic window of Microbacterium sp. JZ31:
- a CDS encoding sugar ABC transporter substrate-binding protein: protein MARQRTHRMLGTTALIAATAVFATGCGSGFEDGTGEGGGGGGSEAPTGELTILIGSSGDAETQAVEDAVAAWSEESGVQASVQVANDLPQQLSQGFAAGSPPDLFYLATDALAGYAANGSLAPYGDQLANKDDFYPSLVENFTYEDEFYCAPKDFSTLALVINSAMWEEAGLTDEDIPTTWDELAAVAEQLTTDGRVGLAFGAEYQRVGAFMAQAGGGLIEDGQAVADSEENVEALQYVQDRLADGSFAFAADIGTGWGGEALGTEAAAMVIEGNWITGAMSNDYPDVEYVVAPLPAGPAREGTLQFTNCWGMAADSPNQEQALSLVEHLTSTEQQLAFSEAFGPMPSIQSAAEDWRQANPELAPFLDGAESAQFPPNIQGAADIITDFNAQLEGLRDGDPAAILQTVQGNLEAALG, encoded by the coding sequence ATGGCACGCCAACGGACACATCGGATGCTCGGCACGACGGCGCTCATCGCGGCGACCGCCGTGTTCGCCACGGGCTGCGGCTCGGGCTTCGAGGACGGCACGGGCGAGGGAGGCGGAGGGGGCGGCTCGGAGGCGCCCACCGGTGAGCTCACCATCCTGATCGGATCGTCCGGCGACGCCGAGACGCAGGCGGTGGAGGACGCGGTGGCCGCGTGGTCGGAGGAGTCCGGCGTGCAGGCGAGCGTGCAGGTCGCCAACGACCTGCCGCAGCAGCTGTCGCAGGGATTCGCCGCCGGCTCGCCGCCCGACCTGTTCTATCTGGCGACAGACGCGCTCGCCGGCTACGCGGCCAACGGCTCGCTCGCGCCCTACGGCGATCAGCTCGCCAACAAGGACGACTTCTACCCGTCGCTCGTCGAGAACTTCACCTACGAGGACGAGTTCTACTGCGCGCCGAAGGACTTCTCGACCCTCGCCCTCGTCATCAACTCGGCGATGTGGGAGGAGGCCGGGCTCACGGACGAGGACATCCCGACGACGTGGGACGAGCTCGCCGCCGTCGCCGAGCAGCTCACGACCGACGGCCGCGTCGGCCTGGCGTTCGGTGCCGAGTACCAGCGTGTGGGCGCCTTCATGGCGCAGGCCGGCGGCGGACTGATCGAGGACGGGCAGGCCGTCGCCGACAGCGAGGAGAACGTCGAGGCGCTGCAGTACGTGCAGGACCGCCTCGCGGACGGCTCCTTCGCGTTCGCCGCGGACATCGGGACGGGCTGGGGCGGCGAGGCGCTCGGCACCGAGGCGGCCGCCATGGTCATCGAGGGCAACTGGATCACCGGTGCCATGTCCAACGACTACCCGGACGTCGAGTACGTGGTCGCGCCGCTTCCCGCCGGTCCCGCCAGGGAGGGCACCCTGCAGTTCACGAACTGCTGGGGAATGGCGGCCGACAGCCCCAACCAGGAGCAGGCGCTCTCGCTCGTGGAGCATCTGACGAGCACGGAGCAGCAGCTGGCGTTCTCGGAGGCCTTCGGGCCGATGCCGTCGATCCAGTCGGCGGCCGAGGACTGGCGCCAGGCGAACCCCGAGCTCGCGCCGTTCCTCGACGGCGCCGAGAGCGCGCAGTTCCCGCCGAACATCCAGGGTGCGGCAGACATCATCACCGACTTCAACGCGCAGCTCGAGGGCCTGCGCGACGGCGACCCGGCGGCCATCTTGCAGACCGTGCAGGGCAACCTCGAAGCCGCGCTGGGCTGA
- a CDS encoding carbohydrate ABC transporter permease, whose protein sequence is MTAAAAPAGSRRARSSGIRRGEGAAGWIFTLPVVLILGVFLFVPVLMALWVSLSDWTGRGSPFSSSVSFVGLDNYAEVTTGGGLAERDFGTAMRNNAWYVLLVVPAQTALALLLAVLVNGGALRGRGFFRTAFYFPSVTSSVAITVLWLFLFSTNGVVNRVLSFVGMSGPNWFNEPRGIIHGALSGIGVTQAPEALSGGRFLGLTWWDWLAGPSVAMSAYILMAIFTTSGTFMLLFLAALQNLSGEVQEAAMVDGASAWERFWQVTLPQLRPTLFTVLTLGLIGCWQVFDQIYTGTQGTPGKTTLTPAFLSYQSAFLSQQWGQGAAIAFILFAIIVVMTLLQRWALRERPVSRRRMRMYEGVERTREGAAQ, encoded by the coding sequence ATGACCGCTGCCGCGGCTCCGGCCGGCTCTCGCCGCGCCCGCTCCTCCGGGATCCGGCGCGGCGAGGGCGCCGCCGGATGGATCTTCACGCTTCCCGTGGTGCTGATCCTCGGCGTGTTCCTGTTCGTGCCGGTGCTGATGGCGCTGTGGGTGAGCCTGAGCGACTGGACAGGGCGCGGCAGCCCGTTCTCGTCCTCCGTGTCGTTCGTCGGGCTCGACAACTACGCCGAGGTCACGACGGGCGGCGGGCTCGCCGAGCGCGACTTCGGCACGGCCATGCGCAACAACGCCTGGTACGTCCTGCTCGTGGTGCCGGCGCAGACCGCGCTCGCGCTGCTGCTCGCCGTGCTGGTCAACGGCGGGGCTCTGCGCGGCAGGGGGTTCTTCCGCACCGCGTTCTACTTCCCGTCCGTCACAAGCTCGGTGGCGATCACGGTGCTGTGGCTGTTCCTGTTCTCGACGAACGGCGTCGTCAACCGCGTCCTGTCGTTCGTGGGGATGAGCGGACCGAACTGGTTCAACGAGCCGCGGGGCATCATCCACGGCGCACTGAGCGGGATCGGCGTCACCCAGGCGCCGGAGGCGCTCAGCGGCGGCCGGTTCCTCGGCCTGACGTGGTGGGACTGGCTCGCGGGCCCCTCCGTCGCGATGAGCGCGTACATCCTGATGGCGATCTTCACGACGTCGGGGACGTTCATGCTGCTGTTCCTCGCGGCGCTGCAGAACCTGTCGGGCGAGGTGCAGGAGGCGGCGATGGTCGACGGGGCGAGCGCGTGGGAGCGCTTCTGGCAGGTGACTCTGCCCCAACTGCGTCCGACGCTGTTCACCGTGCTCACGCTGGGGCTGATCGGCTGCTGGCAGGTGTTCGACCAGATCTACACCGGCACGCAGGGGACGCCGGGCAAGACGACGCTCACGCCCGCGTTCCTGAGCTACCAGTCGGCATTCCTGTCTCAGCAGTGGGGCCAGGGTGCCGCGATCGCGTTCATCCTGTTCGCGATCATCGTGGTCATGACGCTGCTGCAGCGCTGGGCGCTGCGCGAGCGGCCCGTGTCCCGGCGGCGGATGCGGATGTACGAGGGCGTCGAGCGCACGCGAGAGGGGGCCGCGCAGTGA
- a CDS encoding carbohydrate ABC transporter permease, protein MSRGVVLRQISLLVILILLATVYIYPFLVQVATSFKTDAEAASSPISLFPATVTWAAYERLFLNSDFPVWFTNSALVTVLVTAGRVFFNSLAGYALARLRFRGRGIVFAGVVTVMSVPIVVLLIPRFLVINQLGMYDSYTGMVLPLLVDAAGVFIMKNFFESIPEAVEEQARIDGAGVFRTFWSVVLPMARPALITIVILSFQGSWNELNHFVVSTQSPELTTLTKGVASLASGQLSQGSQYPLKLAAAAIMTIPVAVLFFVFQRRIMNASEGAVKG, encoded by the coding sequence ATGTCGCGCGGCGTGGTCCTGCGTCAGATCTCGCTGCTCGTGATCCTGATTCTGCTGGCCACGGTGTACATCTATCCGTTCCTGGTGCAGGTGGCGACGTCCTTCAAGACCGACGCAGAAGCGGCCTCGTCGCCCATCTCGCTGTTCCCCGCGACCGTCACCTGGGCCGCGTACGAGCGGCTGTTCCTCAACTCCGACTTCCCCGTCTGGTTCACGAACTCGGCGCTCGTGACCGTGCTCGTCACGGCGGGACGGGTGTTCTTCAACTCCCTCGCGGGCTATGCGCTCGCGCGGCTGCGGTTCCGCGGCCGCGGGATCGTGTTCGCGGGCGTGGTCACCGTGATGTCCGTGCCGATCGTCGTGCTGCTCATCCCGCGCTTCCTGGTGATCAACCAGCTGGGCATGTATGACTCGTACACCGGCATGGTGCTCCCGCTGCTCGTCGACGCGGCCGGCGTGTTCATCATGAAGAACTTCTTCGAGTCGATCCCCGAGGCCGTCGAGGAGCAGGCGCGGATCGACGGCGCAGGCGTGTTCCGCACGTTCTGGTCGGTCGTACTGCCGATGGCGCGTCCGGCGCTCATCACGATCGTGATCCTGTCGTTCCAGGGATCATGGAACGAGCTCAACCACTTCGTCGTGTCGACGCAGTCGCCCGAGCTCACGACGCTGACGAAGGGCGTCGCATCGCTCGCGAGCGGTCAGCTCAGCCAGGGCAGCCAGTACCCTCTGAAGCTCGCCGCGGCCGCGATCATGACCATCCCGGTCGCCGTGCTGTTCTTCGTCTTCCAGCGCCGCATCATGAACGCCAGCGAGGGGGCAGTGAAGGGATGA
- a CDS encoding glycogen debranching N-terminal domain-containing protein gives MTVNADRPLQPLLHDREIVLRAPTQVWSGAGGDLGAAAIDGIYHGDVRHIRSAVLTCDESVIEWIGSARRSATRATFSGLLRDVDDDMPDPRVRLTRERTVEDGVVRERLALSNGRDVPVEVTLRILIRPEFASLHAVKAGQGGGAEFELLVAEGTAVVTSGAQRFTVTARDGVVRPGDDLVELEWRMRADARGKADAAWSVVLTDDTLVVRAAEGTVPWDASAVSASVRRSEPRLARWLETALDDLDALRLALPDAPGEQFFAAGAPWFFTLFGRDSIWTARLLLPLDVSIAASTLRVLARLQGAEDDPESAQEPGKILHELRAMTLEIPGERVTLPPRYYGSVDATPLWICLLADAWRAGMAEDEVRALVPALRRALRWLTERGASAGHGFVDYLDRSGHGLANQGWKDSGDSIQWRDGTLARGPIALCEVQGYAYEAALAGADLLEQLSDDPDTAAELRAWAAALRARFAEAFWVSTSEGRYPAIAVDRDQRPVDALTSNIGHLIGTGILDADDERHVASLLVGESMASGFGVRTMSTGASGYWPLSYHGGSVWTHDTAIVAHGMLRAGLRDEASAVVEGMLAAAEGFDYRVPELHSGDAAARVGVPLPYPAACRPQAWSAAAAIVAWSVRAEG, from the coding sequence ATGACCGTGAACGCCGACCGACCGCTGCAGCCGCTGCTGCACGACCGCGAGATCGTGCTGCGCGCGCCGACCCAGGTGTGGTCGGGTGCCGGCGGCGACCTCGGGGCCGCCGCGATCGACGGGATCTACCACGGCGACGTGCGCCACATCCGCTCCGCCGTCCTGACCTGCGACGAGTCCGTCATCGAGTGGATCGGATCCGCGCGGCGGAGCGCGACGCGCGCCACGTTCTCGGGACTGCTCCGGGACGTCGACGACGACATGCCCGATCCGCGCGTGCGGCTCACGCGGGAGCGCACGGTCGAGGACGGCGTCGTGCGCGAACGTCTCGCACTGAGCAACGGACGCGACGTGCCTGTCGAGGTGACGCTGCGCATCCTGATCCGGCCCGAGTTCGCCTCGCTGCACGCCGTGAAGGCCGGCCAGGGCGGCGGAGCGGAGTTCGAGCTGCTCGTCGCCGAGGGAACCGCCGTCGTCACCTCGGGAGCGCAGCGCTTCACGGTCACGGCGCGGGACGGCGTCGTGCGGCCCGGCGACGATCTCGTCGAGCTCGAGTGGCGGATGCGGGCGGACGCGCGCGGCAAGGCCGACGCGGCGTGGTCGGTGGTGCTCACGGACGACACGCTCGTCGTCCGGGCAGCGGAGGGCACGGTGCCGTGGGATGCGAGCGCGGTGAGCGCATCCGTGCGCCGCTCGGAGCCGAGGCTCGCGCGGTGGCTGGAGACGGCGCTCGACGACCTCGACGCCCTGCGGCTCGCGCTGCCGGATGCCCCGGGGGAGCAGTTCTTCGCGGCCGGCGCGCCGTGGTTCTTCACGCTGTTCGGACGCGACTCGATCTGGACCGCGCGCCTGCTGCTGCCTCTCGACGTGTCGATCGCCGCGTCGACGCTGCGCGTGCTGGCGCGCCTGCAGGGCGCGGAGGACGATCCGGAGTCCGCGCAGGAGCCCGGCAAGATCCTCCACGAGCTGCGCGCCATGACCCTCGAGATCCCGGGCGAGCGGGTGACGCTGCCGCCGCGCTACTACGGCAGCGTCGATGCCACGCCGCTGTGGATCTGCCTGCTGGCCGACGCGTGGCGGGCCGGCATGGCGGAGGACGAGGTGCGGGCGCTGGTGCCCGCGCTGCGGCGCGCGCTCCGATGGCTCACCGAGCGCGGAGCGAGCGCGGGCCACGGCTTCGTCGATTACCTGGACCGCTCGGGTCACGGGCTGGCGAATCAGGGCTGGAAGGACTCGGGCGACTCGATCCAGTGGCGCGACGGCACGCTGGCGCGCGGCCCCATCGCGCTGTGCGAGGTGCAGGGCTACGCGTACGAGGCCGCGCTGGCCGGCGCGGACCTGCTGGAGCAGCTGTCGGACGACCCGGACACCGCGGCGGAACTGCGCGCATGGGCCGCCGCGCTGCGCGCGCGGTTCGCGGAGGCCTTCTGGGTCTCGACGTCGGAGGGTCGCTACCCCGCGATCGCCGTCGACAGGGATCAGCGGCCGGTCGACGCGCTGACCAGCAACATCGGGCATCTGATCGGCACGGGCATCCTGGATGCCGACGACGAGCGTCACGTGGCGTCGCTGCTCGTGGGGGAGTCGATGGCCTCAGGGTTCGGGGTCCGCACCATGTCGACCGGCGCCTCCGGGTACTGGCCCTTGTCGTACCACGGCGGCAGCGTCTGGACCCACGACACCGCGATCGTCGCGCACGGGATGCTGCGCGCCGGGCTGCGGGACGAGGCGAGCGCCGTGGTGGAGGGCATGCTCGCCGCCGCCGAGGGCTTCGACTACCGCGTGCCCGAGCTGCACAGCGGTGACGCGGCCGCGCGCGTCGGAGTGCCCCTGCCGTACCCGGCGGCCTGCCGCCCGCAGGCGTGGTCGGCCGCCGCGGCGATCGTGGCGTGGAGCGTGCGAGCCGAGGGGTAG
- a CDS encoding DoxX family protein: MDSNNARPSSLPRTIGRVFLGAALVFAGITHLTVAREEFQAQVPDFVPLDPDTTVVASGVAEIGLGAALLFGRRRRLVGTVAAGFFTAIFPGNIAQWLHGRDGFGLDTDRKRFVRLFFQPVLVALALWSTRDRRS; the protein is encoded by the coding sequence ATGGACTCCAACAACGCGCGACCGTCATCCCTTCCCCGCACGATCGGCCGCGTGTTCCTGGGCGCCGCGCTGGTGTTCGCGGGCATCACGCACCTGACCGTCGCGCGCGAGGAGTTCCAGGCCCAGGTGCCCGACTTCGTGCCGCTCGATCCCGACACGACCGTCGTCGCGTCGGGCGTCGCGGAGATCGGCCTCGGCGCCGCGCTGCTGTTCGGACGCCGCCGGCGGCTCGTCGGCACGGTCGCCGCCGGGTTCTTCACCGCCATCTTCCCCGGCAACATCGCGCAGTGGCTCCACGGTCGCGACGGCTTCGGCCTCGACACCGACCGCAAGCGCTTCGTGCGGTTGTTCTTCCAGCCGGTGCTCGTCGCGCTCGCGCTGTGGTCGACCCGCGACCGTCGCTCCTGA
- the rpsA gene encoding 30S ribosomal protein S1 translates to MTNATTAPATKQVAINDIGSAEDFLAAVEKTLKSFNDGDIIEGTIVKIDRDEVLLDVSFKTEGVIPSRELSIKHDVDPNEVVSVGDVVEALVLQKEDKEGRLILSKKRAQYERAWGDVEKIKENDGVVTGTVIEVVKGGLIVDIGLRGFLPASLIELRRVRDLTPYLGQEIEAKILELDKNRNNVVLSRRALLEETQSATRTQFLNNLHKGQVRKGVVSSIVNFGAFVDLGGVDGLVHVSELSWKHIEHASEVVEVGQEVTVEILEVDLDRERVSLSLKATQEDPWQVFARTHAIGQITPGKVTKLVPFGAFVRVADGIEGLVHISELSAKHVELAEQVVSVGEEVFVRVIDIDLDRRRISLSLKQANEMVDPNGTEFDPALYGMVTEYDENGEYKYPEGFDPETNQWLEGFDEAREKWEQEYAAAQARWEQHKSQVAKALEAEAAAGDEFAAGQSFSSESAGAGTLADDEALAALREKLAGR, encoded by the coding sequence ATGACTAACGCAACGACCGCCCCGGCCACCAAGCAGGTCGCGATCAACGACATCGGCTCTGCTGAGGACTTCCTGGCCGCGGTCGAGAAGACCCTCAAGTCCTTCAACGACGGCGACATCATCGAGGGCACGATCGTCAAGATCGACCGCGACGAGGTTCTGCTGGACGTGAGCTTCAAGACCGAGGGCGTCATCCCCTCGCGCGAGCTCTCCATCAAGCACGACGTTGACCCCAACGAGGTCGTCAGCGTCGGCGACGTCGTCGAGGCTCTGGTTCTCCAGAAGGAGGACAAGGAAGGCCGTCTGATCCTGTCGAAGAAGCGCGCGCAGTACGAGCGCGCGTGGGGCGACGTGGAGAAGATCAAGGAGAACGACGGCGTCGTCACCGGCACCGTCATCGAGGTCGTCAAGGGTGGCCTCATCGTCGACATCGGCCTGCGCGGCTTCCTCCCGGCCTCGCTCATCGAGCTGCGTCGCGTCCGCGACCTCACGCCGTACCTCGGCCAGGAGATCGAGGCCAAGATCCTCGAGCTCGACAAGAACCGCAACAACGTCGTGCTCTCGCGCCGCGCCCTCCTCGAGGAGACGCAGTCGGCCACGCGCACGCAGTTCCTCAACAACCTGCACAAGGGTCAGGTCCGCAAGGGCGTCGTCTCGTCGATCGTCAACTTCGGTGCGTTCGTCGACCTCGGCGGCGTGGACGGCCTCGTGCACGTCTCGGAGCTGTCGTGGAAGCACATCGAGCACGCCTCCGAGGTCGTCGAGGTCGGCCAGGAGGTCACCGTCGAGATCCTCGAGGTCGACCTGGACCGCGAGCGCGTCTCGCTGTCGCTGAAGGCGACCCAGGAGGACCCGTGGCAGGTCTTCGCCCGCACGCACGCGATCGGCCAGATCACGCCGGGCAAGGTCACCAAGCTGGTTCCGTTCGGTGCGTTCGTCCGCGTCGCCGACGGCATCGAGGGCCTCGTGCACATCTCGGAGCTCTCGGCCAAGCACGTCGAGCTCGCCGAGCAGGTCGTGTCGGTGGGCGAGGAGGTCTTCGTCCGCGTCATCGACATCGACCTCGACCGTCGCCGCATCTCGCTCTCGCTCAAGCAGGCGAACGAGATGGTCGACCCCAACGGCACCGAGTTCGACCCGGCGCTGTACGGCATGGTCACGGAGTACGACGAGAACGGCGAGTACAAGTACCCCGAGGGCTTCGACCCGGAGACCAACCAGTGGCTCGAGGGCTTCGACGAGGCCCGCGAGAAGTGGGAGCAGGAGTACGCCGCCGCTCAGGCTCGCTGGGAGCAGCACAAGTCGCAGGTCGCCAAGGCCCTCGAGGCCGAGGCTGCGGCGGGCGACGAGTTCGCCGCCGGCCAGTCGTTCAGCTCGGAGTCGGCCGGCGCCGGCACCCTGGCCGACGACGAGGCCCTCGCCGCGCTGCGCGAGAAGCTGGCGGGCCGCTGA
- a CDS encoding ABC transporter ATP-binding protein, with the protein MTLLASDAPARAGAVSLTGVGRTFAAPGGEREVLRGIELDLAPGEILSVIGPSGCGKSTLLRLIADLDAPTGGAITVDGTSLADTDERTAVAFQEPRLLPWRTLAQNVELGLPRGAFRGREGRRAGRERVRELLHLVGLDHAADQRPREVSGGMAQRASLARALARNPQVLLLDEPFGALDALTRLRMQDLLLDIHAAQPTTILLVTHDVEEALYLGDRVMLLRSLHAPAVDASSEARARVLALGSGAGIGASGAALPAHVERHVAPPAASRVDGSVARVVTVPGSRPRDRADRALADLRATLLEGLGVSTHHHPPSKENR; encoded by the coding sequence ATGACCCTCCTCGCCTCGGACGCGCCCGCGCGCGCCGGCGCGGTCAGCCTGACCGGCGTCGGACGCACGTTCGCGGCGCCCGGGGGAGAGCGCGAGGTGCTGCGCGGCATCGAGCTCGATCTCGCGCCCGGCGAGATCCTGTCCGTCATCGGCCCGTCCGGCTGCGGCAAGTCGACGCTGCTGCGGCTGATCGCGGACCTGGACGCGCCCACCGGCGGAGCGATCACGGTCGACGGCACGTCGCTCGCCGACACGGATGAGCGCACGGCCGTCGCCTTCCAGGAGCCGCGACTGCTGCCGTGGCGCACGCTGGCGCAGAACGTCGAGCTCGGCCTGCCGCGCGGCGCGTTCCGCGGACGCGAGGGCCGCCGCGCCGGACGCGAGCGCGTGCGCGAGCTGCTGCACCTCGTCGGCCTCGACCACGCGGCCGACCAGCGCCCGCGCGAGGTCTCGGGCGGCATGGCGCAGCGTGCTTCGCTCGCCCGTGCGCTCGCGCGCAACCCGCAGGTGCTGCTGCTCGACGAGCCCTTCGGCGCCCTCGACGCCCTGACGCGCCTGCGCATGCAGGATCTGCTGCTGGACATCCACGCGGCCCAGCCCACGACGATCCTGCTCGTGACGCACGACGTCGAGGAGGCGCTGTACCTCGGTGACCGTGTCATGCTGCTGCGCTCCCTTCACGCGCCGGCGGTCGACGCCTCCTCCGAGGCCCGCGCGCGGGTGCTCGCACTCGGCTCGGGCGCCGGCATCGGCGCGTCCGGCGCGGCGCTGCCGGCGCACGTCGAGCGCCACGTCGCCCCTCCCGCCGCGAGCCGCGTCGACGGGTCCGTGGCGCGCGTCGTGACCGTGCCGGGCTCCCGGCCCCGCGACCGCGCCGACCGAGCCCTCGCCGATCTGCGCGCCACCCTCCTCGAGGGACTCGGCGTGTCCACCCACCACCACCCGCCATCCAAGGAGAACCGATGA
- a CDS encoding aliphatic sulfonate ABC transporter substrate-binding protein — protein MSTVIRPTLVRRGAPAILLTGAMAMLATGCVAGENASGAAAAGGDAAGEWSTDSVTVDWATYNPLSLVVRDQGLIEEALGDDVEVEWVQSAGSNKANELLRSGSADVASTAGSAALFARANGSPIKVIDIYSQPEWSAIVVGADSDITSVEQLAGTSVAATKGTDPYFFLLQALEEAGLSLDDVEVQNLQHADGRAALDGGSVDAWAGLDPIMAAAEVESGAQLIYRNVDFNTYGFLNATEDFIDNHGDVAQVIVDAYEEARAWALEHPEETAALLADAAGIAPEVATTVIQERSNLDVSGVPGADQIAVLEKIAPVIVESGDVQGGEQAVTDALDTIIEDSFAKQATGQ, from the coding sequence ATGAGCACCGTCATCCGCCCCACGCTTGTCCGTCGCGGCGCCCCCGCGATCCTGCTGACGGGCGCCATGGCGATGCTCGCCACCGGCTGCGTCGCCGGCGAGAACGCCTCCGGAGCCGCCGCGGCCGGCGGCGACGCCGCCGGAGAGTGGTCGACGGACTCGGTCACGGTCGACTGGGCGACCTACAACCCGCTCAGCCTGGTCGTGCGCGACCAGGGCCTGATCGAGGAAGCCCTCGGCGACGACGTCGAGGTCGAGTGGGTGCAGTCCGCCGGCTCGAACAAGGCCAACGAGCTGCTGCGCTCCGGATCCGCCGACGTCGCGTCGACCGCCGGATCCGCTGCGCTGTTCGCCCGCGCGAACGGCTCGCCCATCAAGGTGATCGACATCTACTCGCAGCCCGAGTGGTCGGCGATCGTCGTCGGCGCCGACAGCGACATCACCTCGGTTGAGCAGCTCGCCGGCACGTCCGTGGCGGCCACGAAGGGCACCGACCCCTACTTCTTCCTGCTGCAGGCCCTCGAGGAGGCCGGCCTGTCGCTCGACGACGTCGAGGTGCAGAACCTGCAGCACGCCGACGGCCGCGCGGCCCTCGACGGCGGCTCCGTCGATGCGTGGGCGGGCCTGGACCCGATCATGGCGGCGGCGGAGGTCGAGTCGGGCGCGCAGCTCATCTACCGCAACGTCGACTTCAACACCTACGGCTTCCTGAACGCCACCGAGGACTTCATCGACAACCACGGCGACGTCGCGCAGGTGATCGTGGACGCCTACGAGGAGGCCCGCGCCTGGGCGCTCGAGCACCCGGAGGAGACCGCGGCACTGCTCGCCGACGCCGCGGGCATCGCGCCCGAGGTTGCCACCACGGTGATCCAGGAGCGCTCGAACCTCGACGTCTCGGGCGTTCCCGGCGCCGACCAGATCGCCGTGCTCGAGAAGATCGCGCCCGTGATCGTGGAGTCCGGCGATGTCCAGGGCGGCGAGCAGGCCGTGACCGACGCGCTCGACACGATCATCGAGGACTCGTTCGCGAAGCAGGCAACGGGCCAGTGA